In one Bacteroidota bacterium genomic region, the following are encoded:
- a CDS encoding branched-chain amino acid transaminase — protein MPVKEVEKIWMNGKLVNWHDAKIHVLSHVIHYGSSWFEGIRCYQTAKGPAIFRLDKHIRRLLDSTKIYKTECPYNEAEIEEAILQTIRANKMKECYIRPVVYRGYGDVGVNPLPCPVDVTIAVWEWGSYLGPQALTDGIDVCVSTWTRPAPNTLPTMAKAGGNYALSQIMKVEAIQAGFKEAIALDVHGYVSEGSGENIFLVKDNVILTPPICSSLLPGITRSSIIQIAGDAGYVVKETNIPREMLYIADELFFTGTAAEVTPIRSVDKLKVADGKPGRITMQLQEKYFDVVKNANDPYNWLKYVYND, from the coding sequence ATGCCTGTTAAAGAAGTAGAGAAAATATGGATGAACGGAAAACTTGTGAATTGGCACGATGCCAAGATTCACGTTCTTTCCCACGTAATTCATTACGGCTCAAGTTGGTTTGAAGGGATTCGTTGCTATCAAACAGCAAAAGGTCCCGCTATCTTCCGTCTCGACAAACATATCCGCCGCCTTCTCGATTCCACTAAAATCTACAAAACTGAATGTCCCTACAACGAAGCCGAGATCGAAGAGGCGATTCTGCAGACAATTCGCGCAAATAAGATGAAGGAATGCTACATCCGCCCGGTCGTGTATCGCGGGTACGGCGATGTTGGCGTCAATCCGCTTCCCTGTCCTGTTGATGTGACGATCGCTGTGTGGGAGTGGGGCAGCTATCTCGGGCCGCAGGCACTTACCGACGGAATCGACGTGTGTGTGTCAACATGGACAAGGCCGGCACCGAACACGTTACCGACAATGGCAAAAGCAGGCGGCAATTATGCCCTTTCGCAGATAATGAAAGTCGAGGCAATTCAGGCTGGATTCAAAGAGGCGATTGCCCTCGACGTGCACGGCTATGTGAGTGAGGGCAGCGGAGAAAACATATTTCTTGTCAAGGACAATGTTATTCTTACTCCGCCGATTTGTTCATCATTACTTCCCGGTATTACCCGTTCCTCTATTATCCAGATTGCAGGAGACGCGGGATACGTGGTGAAGGAAACAAACATTCCGCGGGAGATGTTGTATATAGCGGACGAGTTGTTCTTTACCGGAACGGCCGCTGAAGTGACACCGATTCGCTCGGTCGATAAACTGAAAGTTGCCGACGGCAAGCCGGGCCGGATTACGATGCAATTGCAGGAGAAATACTTTGATGTTGTGAAGAATGCCAACGATCCGTACAATTGGCTGAAGTACGTCTATAACGACTGA
- a CDS encoding pyridoxal phosphate-dependent aminotransferase family protein has translation MRENTGSLTYPANPEFRESAHLSTAEKKPVDLFEKCWTFTRADEIKAAGYYPYFRPIEENEGPVVQIEGRPMIMAGSNNYLGLTADPRVKQAAIKAVEKYGTGCSGSRYLTGTLDLHIKLEERLADFFHKEACLLYSTGYQTAQGIIPTLVQKGEYVISDRDNHACIVAGNLMAKGAFAEFIRFKHNDMKDLERVLSKLPLEVPKLIVTDGVFSTTGTIADLPNIVVLAKKFNARIMVDDAHATGVIGKGGRGTASQFGLEKEVDMTMGTFSKTFASLGGFVVGDKPVINYLKHIGPALIFSASPTPASVAAALAALEILEKEPDRIKRLIANADKMRKGFKAMGFTVIDSQTGIVPVIIGDDLNTFVFWRALFDAGVFVNAFISPGVPNGMQMLRTSYMATHEDHHLDKILDTFGTIGKRLGVIH, from the coding sequence ATGCGAGAAAACACCGGCAGTTTGACATATCCCGCCAATCCAGAATTTAGAGAAAGCGCACATTTGAGTACAGCCGAAAAGAAGCCCGTTGATTTGTTCGAGAAATGCTGGACATTCACCCGCGCCGACGAAATAAAGGCCGCAGGCTACTATCCCTACTTTCGCCCGATTGAAGAAAATGAGGGACCCGTGGTTCAGATTGAAGGGCGGCCTATGATCATGGCAGGCTCGAACAATTATCTTGGTTTGACAGCCGACCCGCGCGTGAAGCAAGCCGCCATCAAAGCCGTCGAAAAGTACGGTACGGGCTGTTCGGGCTCGCGCTACTTAACCGGAACCCTCGACCTGCACATCAAGCTCGAAGAACGGCTTGCGGATTTCTTCCACAAAGAAGCATGTCTCCTCTACAGCACAGGCTATCAAACTGCGCAAGGCATCATTCCCACACTCGTGCAAAAGGGCGAGTACGTGATTTCGGACCGCGACAATCATGCGTGTATCGTTGCGGGAAACCTGATGGCGAAGGGGGCATTTGCAGAGTTCATTCGCTTCAAGCATAACGATATGAAAGACTTGGAACGCGTGCTTTCCAAGTTGCCGCTTGAAGTTCCGAAGCTGATTGTGACGGATGGTGTGTTCAGCACCACAGGCACAATAGCCGACCTGCCGAATATTGTTGTGCTGGCAAAGAAATTCAATGCCCGCATCATGGTAGACGACGCCCACGCAACCGGTGTGATCGGCAAAGGGGGGCGGGGTACAGCGAGCCAGTTCGGGCTTGAAAAAGAAGTCGACATGACAATGGGAACGTTCAGCAAAACGTTCGCTTCGCTCGGTGGATTTGTTGTGGGCGACAAGCCTGTTATCAACTACCTCAAACATATCGGCCCGGCCCTTATTTTCAGTGCCAGCCCGACCCCTGCGTCTGTTGCCGCGGCGCTTGCCGCATTGGAGATTCTTGAGAAGGAGCCTGATCGCATTAAGAGGCTCATCGCAAACGCCGACAAAATGCGCAAGGGCTTCAAGGCAATGGGTTTCACTGTCATTGATAGTCAAACGGGAATCGTACCAGTCATCATCGGCGACGATCTTAACACGTTTGTGTTCTGGCGGGCGTTGTTTGACGCGGGCGTTTTCGTCAATGCCTTCATCAGCCCCGGTGTGCCGAACGGAATGCAAATGCTACGAACCAGCTACATGGCGACGCATGAGGATCACCATCTGGACAAGATTCTCGATACGTTCGGCACAATTGGCAAGAGATTGGGCGTAATTCACTAA
- a CDS encoding NAD-dependent epimerase/dehydratase family protein: MPVKVLVTGGTGFVGSHLVDLLLQKNYSIRCLIRKTSDTKWLKDKPIEFVYGDLFDENALREAVSGVDYIYHSAGVTKAKTKEEYYRGNATGTRNLLEATLKHNPKLKRFVQISSQAAVGPSETRTPITEDRPANPLTTYGKSKWQAEEVCHSMMDKLPITIVRPPVVYGERDKDVFEFFNTYKKGLQPMVGFSEKLVSMIHVVDLVRGIVMAGESGKSVGQTYFITSTHQHGWEEIGEATRNVMNKGALRIRLPEFVVYIIAAFAEFFSLFNSKPALINFEKAKDMVQDYWTCDPSKAKRDFGFEQEISLQEGIRRTVEWYVEMKWL, from the coding sequence ATCCCCGTGAAAGTACTTGTCACCGGCGGCACCGGATTTGTCGGCAGCCACCTTGTTGATCTTCTCCTGCAAAAAAACTACAGCATCCGATGCCTCATCCGCAAAACGAGCGACACGAAATGGCTGAAGGACAAGCCGATTGAGTTCGTGTATGGAGATTTGTTTGATGAGAATGCCCTGCGCGAAGCAGTCAGCGGCGTCGACTACATCTACCACTCTGCCGGAGTTACGAAAGCCAAGACGAAAGAGGAATACTACCGCGGCAACGCCACCGGAACCAGAAATTTGCTTGAGGCGACTCTGAAGCATAACCCGAAGCTGAAGCGCTTCGTTCAGATCAGCAGTCAGGCGGCAGTCGGGCCGAGCGAAACGAGGACGCCCATCACCGAAGATCGGCCGGCGAATCCGCTAACTACTTACGGCAAAAGCAAATGGCAGGCCGAGGAAGTATGCCACTCAATGATGGACAAGCTGCCGATAACCATTGTCAGGCCACCTGTTGTGTACGGCGAGCGGGATAAAGATGTGTTTGAATTCTTCAACACATACAAAAAAGGCCTGCAACCGATGGTCGGGTTTTCGGAGAAACTCGTGAGCATGATTCACGTTGTTGATTTGGTGAGAGGAATTGTAATGGCGGGAGAAAGCGGGAAATCCGTCGGCCAGACCTACTTCATCACTTCAACACATCAACACGGCTGGGAGGAGATCGGCGAGGCGACGCGTAACGTGATGAACAAAGGCGCATTACGCATCCGGCTGCCGGAGTTTGTTGTGTATATCATCGCGGCGTTTGCGGAGTTCTTCTCACTCTTCAACTCAAAGCCCGCCCTCATCAACTTCGAGAAGGCGAAGGACATGGTGCAGGATTACTGGACGTGCGACCCTTCGAAGGCAAAACGTGACTTCGGGTTCGAGCAGGAGATTTCGTTGCAAGAAGGAATCCGCCGGACGGTTGAGTGGTATGTTGAGATGAAGTGGTTGTGA
- a CDS encoding response regulator, whose protein sequence is MPKVRLAGFLLLLQFAFCASAFSQTYLFDHYNVSHGLPSNWVTRIYQDSQGYLWVAGDGGMSVYDGVSFKEIRSDPNTPLPLVWSVIESRKSPGTMFAGTHAQGVRRIRGERITGLSIGDNPSTNTSGKLLEDRNGVLWCGTSWGVYRIEGDLAVQFGGVLDTGWTGILHQTQSGIIIIGQERALFEYSPATGSITRPKYATPNRQYVSVYEDSDGTLWFGTVEGAIVKVAGGKITAQLETTYGALGSVAGDRDGNLWFSSSHGVLKVSRKNFPNSEMVLLTRENGLQENDIIVCYIDREDNLWVGGRSKGLSKLAYRNILRFQMDELIPDIINRSVAVDSSGHLFVAAQNRLWEFWKNNDGSWHRYAHRMQPVGGGREPRGLRGGYSVALAPDGLLWFAFGEGGLRAFRVTHRSGLSSVLEQVKVLTPGRELPVGSVLGIFITSDNQLWYNKRSGPLVQLDLSSGKILDTHEIGGEIHGGTVQSMCELPNGDLWVGRFNGGVSVLVRNGKKYILSRILTTQDGLIHDRVRSVAMRRNGDVWVGTRFNGISIYSNGKFRTLGAADGLMNNAVWRMAEDEEGRMWIGTSVGVQYTDPDSNALFRHPRLSGDQIEGIGCIPGKRTIWTLSSGELTIFDYGNEQGNIIPPLVSIAGLRINGIDRELENGQTFSHSENFCVIRFNGLSFKDPEGLQFRYRLIGLDTIWHEPTGQRTVAFGSLRPGKYTFEVRAMTADGTESDASATLAFAILPPWYLSPWSIGLYILFGSLSVFLYTKMRTRKLEKHSHELERIVAERTAEVVAQRNRLHEQAEKLQEIDVQKSHFFANISHEFRTPLTVILGHLDRLMNKDAAKNLRDYTVMDRNARRLLHFINQLLDLSKIEAGGMTLRAINTDIVFFVKRTTASLSSYAQHKGIDLTLNGAPPDSAGQSAIFAYFDHDKIEKVLVNLISNALKFTPHGGSVDVSLSSGHDVEGVQCVEISVKDTGTGIPAAKLPYVFDRFYQVEDYSRPGYEGTGIGLALVKELVELHHGNVSVQSTEGKGTTFTVRLPLGAAHLDEGEIAKDDGRTDVPDMRVLPDLDQPIPEEPAVSDSPDESRVLIVEDNADLRNFIREQLADEYAIIEAGNGKDGLRKAEDFMPDLVVSDIMMPEMDGYALCRSIKTNEKTNHIPVILLTAKATTENKLEGLELGADDYLMKPFNPQELQVRVRNLIQLRKQLREKFSSEMLLKPTEVTVPSQQKVFLERVTGVIEKHLAEEEFSVETLAAEIGMSRSQLHRKLKALTNKGPNELIRSFRLQRAAELIRKDAGSLAEIAYQVGFGSQAYFTRSFGEEFGVSPSEYLKASSHP, encoded by the coding sequence ATGCCCAAGGTTCGCCTGGCCGGATTTCTTCTTCTGCTCCAATTTGCGTTCTGCGCATCTGCGTTTTCACAAACCTATCTCTTCGATCATTATAACGTCAGTCACGGACTTCCCTCGAACTGGGTAACCCGTATTTACCAAGACTCACAAGGCTATTTGTGGGTTGCGGGAGATGGAGGAATGTCGGTGTACGACGGCGTATCGTTCAAGGAAATTCGTTCCGACCCCAATACTCCCCTGCCGCTTGTCTGGTCCGTGATCGAAAGCCGCAAATCCCCCGGAACGATGTTTGCCGGCACACACGCACAGGGAGTAAGAAGAATTCGAGGTGAACGAATCACGGGGCTGAGCATCGGCGACAACCCAAGCACAAACACAAGCGGCAAGTTATTGGAAGATCGGAACGGCGTTCTTTGGTGCGGAACGAGTTGGGGAGTTTACAGAATTGAAGGCGATTTGGCGGTGCAGTTCGGAGGAGTGCTCGACACGGGATGGACAGGTATTCTTCACCAAACTCAAAGCGGCATCATTATTATTGGCCAGGAGAGGGCGCTTTTTGAGTACTCACCCGCAACAGGATCAATCACCCGACCGAAGTATGCAACACCTAACAGGCAGTATGTTTCCGTTTACGAAGATTCTGACGGTACGCTGTGGTTCGGGACGGTAGAAGGTGCCATAGTCAAAGTTGCTGGCGGTAAAATCACGGCGCAACTCGAAACGACATACGGCGCTCTCGGTTCCGTTGCCGGAGATCGAGATGGCAATTTGTGGTTTTCGTCCAGCCACGGTGTACTGAAGGTTTCCCGGAAGAACTTCCCGAACAGCGAGATGGTCTTACTCACAAGAGAGAATGGCCTTCAGGAAAACGACATCATCGTTTGCTACATTGACCGTGAGGATAATCTCTGGGTCGGCGGCAGAAGCAAGGGACTCTCCAAACTCGCCTACCGCAACATCTTACGGTTCCAGATGGACGAGCTCATCCCCGATATAATCAATAGATCTGTTGCTGTGGATAGCTCGGGCCATCTCTTCGTTGCTGCACAAAATCGCTTGTGGGAATTCTGGAAAAACAACGATGGCAGTTGGCATCGTTACGCTCACCGTATGCAACCGGTCGGTGGAGGGCGTGAACCAAGGGGACTTCGTGGGGGATATTCCGTTGCCTTGGCGCCTGATGGCCTTCTGTGGTTTGCATTTGGAGAGGGGGGGCTCAGGGCTTTCCGTGTCACGCATCGGTCGGGGCTGAGTTCTGTTCTGGAACAAGTGAAGGTGTTGACGCCCGGCAGGGAACTCCCCGTCGGCTCCGTTCTCGGCATTTTCATCACAAGCGACAATCAACTCTGGTATAACAAACGATCAGGGCCTCTGGTCCAACTCGACTTGTCGTCTGGAAAAATCCTGGACACGCACGAAATCGGAGGTGAAATCCATGGCGGCACCGTCCAATCTATGTGCGAGCTGCCAAATGGTGATTTGTGGGTCGGAAGGTTCAATGGCGGCGTTTCCGTTCTTGTCCGAAATGGCAAGAAGTACATTCTCTCCAGAATTCTGACAACACAAGACGGCCTCATTCATGATCGGGTACGATCCGTTGCAATGCGAAGGAACGGCGATGTTTGGGTTGGCACGCGGTTCAACGGGATTTCCATCTACAGCAACGGTAAGTTCCGCACGCTGGGTGCAGCCGACGGTCTGATGAACAACGCCGTGTGGCGCATGGCGGAAGATGAAGAGGGGCGCATGTGGATCGGAACATCCGTCGGCGTTCAGTACACCGACCCCGATAGCAACGCGCTGTTTCGACATCCGAGACTTTCGGGCGACCAGATTGAGGGAATTGGCTGCATCCCCGGCAAGCGAACAATCTGGACACTGTCATCAGGCGAACTCACGATTTTCGATTACGGAAACGAACAAGGAAACATAATCCCGCCGCTTGTTTCCATTGCCGGGCTTCGCATAAACGGGATTGATAGAGAGCTGGAAAACGGCCAGACATTCTCGCATTCGGAGAACTTCTGCGTTATCCGTTTCAACGGTCTCAGCTTCAAAGATCCTGAGGGATTGCAGTTCCGCTATCGCCTGATTGGTCTCGACACAATCTGGCACGAGCCTACAGGCCAGCGCACGGTGGCATTCGGCTCGTTGCGCCCGGGCAAGTACACCTTTGAGGTACGGGCAATGACTGCGGACGGCACTGAAAGTGACGCCTCCGCAACTCTTGCCTTTGCTATTCTTCCTCCCTGGTACCTCTCACCGTGGAGTATCGGGCTTTACATTTTGTTCGGAAGCCTGTCCGTTTTCCTCTACACAAAAATGCGGACAAGAAAACTTGAGAAACACAGTCATGAGTTGGAGCGGATTGTGGCAGAGCGTACGGCGGAAGTCGTCGCACAGCGCAACCGCCTTCACGAACAAGCGGAGAAGTTGCAGGAGATTGATGTCCAGAAGTCCCACTTCTTCGCGAACATCTCGCATGAATTCCGTACGCCGCTCACGGTCATCCTCGGCCATCTCGACCGGCTGATGAACAAGGACGCGGCAAAGAATTTACGTGACTACACAGTCATGGATAGAAATGCGAGACGGCTTCTGCATTTCATCAATCAGCTTCTCGATCTCTCAAAAATCGAAGCAGGCGGAATGACGCTTCGGGCCATCAACACGGATATTGTCTTCTTCGTTAAACGAACGACAGCCTCTCTTTCTTCCTACGCCCAGCACAAAGGTATTGACCTGACATTAAACGGAGCGCCGCCGGATTCCGCCGGACAAAGCGCAATCTTTGCCTATTTCGATCATGACAAGATCGAGAAAGTGTTGGTGAATCTGATTTCAAATGCTTTGAAATTTACGCCGCACGGCGGAAGTGTGGACGTCTCGCTCTCATCAGGTCATGACGTAGAAGGAGTTCAATGCGTTGAGATTTCTGTGAAGGATACAGGAACAGGCATACCGGCAGCAAAACTGCCTTACGTTTTTGACAGGTTCTATCAAGTTGAAGATTACTCCCGTCCCGGTTATGAAGGGACCGGAATCGGGCTTGCCTTGGTGAAGGAGTTGGTCGAGTTGCATCACGGAAACGTTTCAGTACAAAGCACGGAAGGCAAAGGCACGACTTTCACAGTCCGTTTGCCGCTTGGTGCAGCGCATCTTGATGAGGGGGAGATTGCAAAGGACGATGGAAGAACAGATGTTCCGGATATGCGAGTCCTTCCCGATCTCGACCAACCCATTCCTGAAGAACCTGCCGTCTCCGATTCGCCAGATGAATCGAGAGTTTTGATTGTAGAGGATAATGCCGATTTGCGGAATTTCATTCGCGAGCAGCTTGCCGACGAGTATGCCATCATCGAGGCCGGTAACGGCAAAGACGGTTTGCGGAAGGCCGAAGACTTCATGCCCGACCTTGTTGTCAGTGATATCATGATGCCTGAAATGGATGGCTACGCACTTTGCCGCTCAATCAAGACGAATGAGAAAACGAATCACATCCCGGTCATTCTCCTCACCGCTAAAGCTACTACTGAAAATAAGTTAGAGGGATTGGAATTGGGAGCCGACGACTATCTCATGAAGCCGTTTAACCCTCAGGAATTGCAGGTTCGGGTTCGGAATCTCATTCAACTCCGAAAACAGCTTCGGGAAAAATTCAGCAGCGAGATGTTGCTGAAGCCGACGGAGGTGACTGTTCCTTCCCAGCAGAAAGTCTTCCTTGAACGAGTCACCGGCGTTATTGAGAAACATCTCGCCGAAGAAGAATTCAGCGTCGAAACTCTCGCTGCCGAAATCGGCATGAGCCGCTCGCAACTTCACCGCAAACTCAAAGCCCTCACCAACAAAGGGCCGAACGAGTTGATTCGTTCATTCAGACTTCAGCGGGCCGCCGAACTTATCCGCAAGGATGCAGGCTCGCTTGCCGAGATTGCTTACCAAGTCGGCTTCGGCAGCCAGGCGTATTTCACGAGGAGTTTTGGGGAGGAGTTTGGGGTGAGTCCGTCGGAGTATCTAAAAGCATCATCTCATCCGTAG